A genomic stretch from Calonectris borealis chromosome 6, bCalBor7.hap1.2, whole genome shotgun sequence includes:
- the LOC142083810 gene encoding UDP-glucuronosyltransferase 1A1-like isoform X2 encodes MAPELTAHPQVAAMLLLLLSMLSSAAGGKLLVVPADGSHWLSMREVLDGLRQKGHEIVVVAPEISLHIKPTNNFVMKMYPVPFTQEEMDGNLQAFFQEIFEEGSFLERFLKVYQTMKKLSDLSVSTCAHFLYNKELVRYLEESKFDAVLTDPVLPCGQILAEHLSVPSVFFLRGAPCGLDFEATQCPSPPSYVPRVFAELTDRMNFFQRVKNLIFDIPNYFLCDFVLQPYAKLASEFLQRDVTVLDLLRKASVWLMRLDFALDYPRPLMPNIIAVGGVNCVHKKLTQEFEAIVNASGEHGIIVFSLGSMVSEIPMKKATEIADALGSVPQTVFWRYTGEVPPNLPKNVKLVKWLPQNDLLAHPKTRAFITHGGSHGIYEGICNAVPMVLMPLFGDQMDNAKRIESRGAGLTLNILKMTSKDISTALKAVINDKKYKENIKRLSDLHLDRPIHPLDLAVHWVEFVMRHKGAPHLRPAAHDLNWIQYHSLDVIAFLLAVVLLSLFISLKCCLFCCRKCCSKKGRTRKPTKSKSQ; translated from the exons atggcCCCGGAGCTTACTGCTCATCCGCAAGTCGCAGCgatgctgcttctgctcctgtcCATGCTCAGTTCAGCTGCTGGTGGGAAGCTGCTGGTGGTGCCAGCGGATGGGAGTCATTGGCTCAGCATGCGGGAAGTGTTGGACGGCCTCAGGCAGAAGGGACATGAAATAGTCGTCGTTGCACCTGAAATCAGCTTGCACATAAAGCcaacaaataattttgttatgaaaatgtACCCAGTCCCTTTCACACAGGAAGAGATGGATGGAAATTTACAGGcattttttcaagaaatatttgaagaagGATCTTTTCTGGAAAGATTTCTTAAAGTATACCAAACTATGAAAAAACTCTCTGATTTGTCAGTCTCCACCTGTGCACACTTCCTATACAACAAAGAGCTTGTCAGATATCTTGAGGAGAGCAAGTTTGATGCTGTCCTGACAGACCCTGTACTACCCTGTGGGCAGATACTGGCTGAGCATCTTTCAGTCCCTTCCGTGTTTTTTTTGCGAGGAGCACCATGTGGTTTAGATTTTGAAGCCACTCAGTGTCCCAGTCCTCCTTCTTATGTCCCCAGGGTATTCGCAGAGCTTACAGACCGCATGAACTTTTTCCAGCGGGTGAAGAATCTAATCTTTGACATCCCAAATTACTTTCTCTGCGATTTTGTCCTTCAACCATACGCAAAACTGGCTTCTGAGTTCCTTCAGCGGGACGTGACTGTGCTGGATCTCTTACGCAAGGCTTCCGTTTGGCTCATGAGGTTAGATTTTGCGTTAGATTATCCAAGACCTTTGATGCCCAACATCATTGCAGTCGGAGGAGTAAACTGTGTTCACAAGAAGCTAACTCAG GAATTTGAAGCTATTGTGAATGCCTCTGGAGAACACGGCATTATTGTCTTCTCGCTGGGCTCCATGGTCTCTGAGATTCCTATGAAGAAAGCCACAGAAATTGCAGATGCCTTGGGATCAGTCCCTCAAACG GTTTTCTGGCGATACACGGGAGAGGTGCCCCCCAACTTGCCGAAGAATGTAAAGCTTGTCAAATGGCTGCCACAGAATGATCTTCTAG cTCACCCTAAGACTCGTGCTTTTATTACCCACGGAGGCTCACACGGTATTTACGAGGGCATATGCAATGCGGTGCCAATGGTACTAATGCCTTTATTTGGAGACCAGATGGACAATGCCAAGCGAATAGAGTCACGGGGAGCAGGACTGACACTGAATATACTCAAAATGACTTCGAAGGACATATCCACTGCCCTGAAAgcagttattaatgataaaaa GTACAAAGAGAACATCAAGCGTCTCTCTGACCTTCACCTCGATAGACCCATCCACCCCCTGGACCTGGCCGTGCACTGGGTGGAGTTTGTAATGAGACACAAAGGGGCCCCACACCTGCGACCTGCTGCTCACGACTTGAACTGGATCCAGTACCACTCCCTGGATGTCATCGCCTTCCTCCTCGCTGTGGTGCTCCTCTCCCTCTTCATTTCTCTGAAGTGCTGCCTGTTCTGCTGCCGCAAGTGCTGCTCTAAGAAGGGAAGAACAAGAAAGCCAACCAAGTCGAAGTCCCAATAG
- the LOC142083810 gene encoding UDP-glucuronosyltransferase 1A1-like isoform X1 → MAPELTAHPQVTAMLVLLLSMLSSAAGGKLLVVPMDGSRWLSLREVLDGLRQKGHEIVVVAPEISLHIKPTNNFVMKMYPVPFTQEEMNGNFQAFSQDIFEEGSFLERVVRIYQRLKKASEMFLSTCTHLLYNEELVRYLEESKFDAVLTDPVLPCGQILAEHLSVPSVFLLQQIPCGLDFEATQCPSPPSYVPRIFAELTDHMNFFQRVKNLIFDILNSLLCEFLFQPYTKLASEFLQRDVTVLHLLRNASIWLLRLDFVFHYPRPLMPNMIIIGGVNCAHRKLTQEFEAIVNASGEHGIIVFSLGSMVSEIPMKKATEIADALGSVPQTVFWRYTGEVPPNLPKNVKLVKWLPQNDLLAHPKTRAFITHGGSHGIYEGICNAVPMVLMPLFGDQMDNAKRIESRGAGLTLNILKMTSKDISTALKAVINDKKYKENIKRLSDLHLDRPIHPLDLAVHWVEFVMRHKGAPHLRPAAHDLNWIQYHSLDVIAFLLAVVLLSLFISLKCCLFCCRKCCSKKGRTRKPTKSKSQ, encoded by the exons atggcCCCGGAGCTTACTGCTCATCCGCAAGTCACAGCGATGCTGGTTCTGCTCCTGTCCATGCTCAGTTCAGCTGCTGGTGGGAAGCTGCTGGTGGTGCCGATGGATGGGAGTCGTTGGCTCAGCCTGCGGGAAGTGTTGGATGGTCTCAGGCAGAAGGGACATGAAATAGTCGTCGTTGCACCTGAAATCAGCTTGCACATAAAGCcaacaaataattttgttatgaaaatgtACCCAGTCCCTTTCACACAGGAAGAGATGAATGGAAATTTCCAAGCATTTTCACAGGATATATTTGAAGAAGGATCTTTTCTGGAAAGAGTTGTTAGAATTTATCAACGGTTAAAAAAAGCCTCTGAAATGTTCCTGTCTACCTGTACACACTTACTGTACAACGAAGAGCTTGTCAGATACCTTGAGGAGAGTAAATTTGATGCTGTCCTGACAGACCCTGTACTACCTTGTGGGCAGATACTGGCTGAGCATCTTTCAGTCCCTTCCGTGTTTCTCTTGCAGCAAATACCATGTGGTTTAGATTTTGAAGCCACTCAGTGTCCCAGTCCTCCTTCTTATGTCCCCAGGATATTCGCAGAGCTTACAGACCACATGAACTTTTTCCAGCGGGTGAAGAATCTAATCTTTGACATCCTAAATTCTCTTCTCTGTGAGTTTCTTTTTCAACCATACACAAAACTGGCTTCTGAGTTCCTTCAGCGGGACGTGACTGTGTTACATCTCTTACGCAACGCCTCCATTTGGCTTCTGCGATTAGACTTCGTGTTCCACTATCCCAGACCATTGATGCCCAACATGATCATAATTGGAGGAGTAAACTGCGCTCACAGGAAGCTAACTCAG GAATTTGAAGCTATTGTGAATGCCTCTGGAGAACACGGCATTATTGTCTTCTCGCTGGGCTCCATGGTCTCTGAGATTCCTATGAAGAAAGCCACAGAAATTGCAGATGCCTTGGGATCAGTCCCTCAAACG GTTTTCTGGCGATACACGGGAGAGGTGCCCCCCAACTTGCCGAAGAATGTAAAGCTTGTCAAATGGCTGCCACAGAATGATCTTCTAG cTCACCCTAAGACTCGTGCTTTTATTACCCACGGAGGCTCACACGGTATTTACGAGGGCATATGCAATGCGGTGCCAATGGTACTAATGCCTTTATTTGGAGACCAGATGGACAATGCCAAGCGAATAGAGTCACGGGGAGCAGGACTGACACTGAATATACTCAAAATGACTTCGAAGGACATATCCACTGCCCTGAAAgcagttattaatgataaaaa GTACAAAGAGAACATCAAGCGTCTCTCTGACCTTCACCTCGATAGACCCATCCACCCCCTGGACCTGGCCGTGCACTGGGTGGAGTTTGTAATGAGACACAAAGGGGCCCCACACCTGCGACCTGCTGCTCACGACTTGAACTGGATCCAGTACCACTCCCTGGATGTCATCGCCTTCCTCCTCGCTGTGGTGCTCCTCTCCCTCTTCATTTCTCTGAAGTGCTGCCTGTTCTGCTGCCGCAAGTGCTGCTCTAAGAAGGGAAGAACAAGAAAGCCAACCAAGTCGAAGTCCCAATAG
- the LOC142083810 gene encoding UDP-glucuronosyltransferase 1A1-like isoform X3 has translation MASSNSGFNALGSWVVFFLLLWTFSEGGKLLVVPIDGSHWLSMRPVVERLRQRGHEIVVVAPEINLRIDSSVHYTVKTYSVPYTKEYVEAEFKKLGYRSFTPQPFLEKFSKMANITTMFFDSCKRLLSNKELIEYLEESKFDAVFMDPFFPCGQIVAEHLSLPSVYLVRGLPCSLDFHATLCPNPPSYVPRFFTRYTDRMAFLQRTGNLIASLSSSLACSFLYSPYDGLIKEFLQQEATVLELFSHASVWLMKYDFVFEYPRPLMPNMVLIGGISCTREKALSQEFEAIVNASGEHGIIVFSLGSMVSEIPMKKATEIADALGSVPQTVFWRYTGEVPPNLPKNVKLVKWLPQNDLLAHPKTRAFITHGGSHGIYEGICNAVPMVLMPLFGDQMDNAKRIESRGAGLTLNILKMTSKDISTALKAVINDKKYKENIKRLSDLHLDRPIHPLDLAVHWVEFVMRHKGAPHLRPAAHDLNWIQYHSLDVIAFLLAVVLLSLFISLKCCLFCCRKCCSKKGRTRKPTKSKSQ, from the exons ATGGCTTCTTCAAATTCGGGATTTAATGCTCTTGGCTCCTGGGTTGTGTTTTTCCTGCTCCTGTGGACCTTTTCTGAAGGTGGAAAGCTTTTGGTTGTACCTATCGACGGCAGCCACTGGCTCAGCATGCGCCCAGTTGTGGAGCGGCTCAGACAGAGGGGACATGAAATCGTGGTGGTTGCACCAGAGATAAATTTGCGGATAGATTCGTCGGTGCATTATACCGTAAAAACATACTCTGTGCCTTACACCAAGGAGTATGTGGAGGCAGAATTTAAAAAGCTGGGCTATAGGAGCTTCACACCTCAACCCTTCTTGGAAAAATTCTCAAAAATGGCAAATATTACAACCATGTTCTTTGATTCCTGCAAACGTCTTCTGTCTAACAAAGAGCTGATCGAATATCTTGAAGAAAGCAAATTTGATGCTGTCTTTATGGatcctttttttccatgtggACAGATAGTGGCCGAACACCTCTCCCTACCTTCTGTTTACCTCGTAAGGGGACTGCCGTGCAGCCTAGACTTCCACGCTACCCTCTGTCCAAATCCTCCTTCTTACGTTCCTAGGTTCTTCACTCGCTACACGGACCGCATGGCGTTCCTCCAGCGTACGGGCAATCTCATAGCTAGCCTGAGCAGTTCCCTGGCTTGCAGCTTTCTTTATTCGCCGTATGATGGTTTGATCAAAGAATTCCTCCAACAAGAGGCAACAGTGCTTGAGCTGTTCAGCCACGCGTCTGTTTGGCTCATGAAATATGACTTTGTGTTTGAGTACCCCAGGCCCCTAATGCCCAATATGGTCTTGATCGGAGGCATAAGCTGCACTCGGGAAAAAGCATTATCACAg GAATTTGAAGCTATTGTGAATGCCTCTGGAGAACACGGCATTATTGTCTTCTCGCTGGGCTCCATGGTCTCTGAGATTCCTATGAAGAAAGCCACAGAAATTGCAGATGCCTTGGGATCAGTCCCTCAAACG GTTTTCTGGCGATACACGGGAGAGGTGCCCCCCAACTTGCCGAAGAATGTAAAGCTTGTCAAATGGCTGCCACAGAATGATCTTCTAG cTCACCCTAAGACTCGTGCTTTTATTACCCACGGAGGCTCACACGGTATTTACGAGGGCATATGCAATGCGGTGCCAATGGTACTAATGCCTTTATTTGGAGACCAGATGGACAATGCCAAGCGAATAGAGTCACGGGGAGCAGGACTGACACTGAATATACTCAAAATGACTTCGAAGGACATATCCACTGCCCTGAAAgcagttattaatgataaaaa GTACAAAGAGAACATCAAGCGTCTCTCTGACCTTCACCTCGATAGACCCATCCACCCCCTGGACCTGGCCGTGCACTGGGTGGAGTTTGTAATGAGACACAAAGGGGCCCCACACCTGCGACCTGCTGCTCACGACTTGAACTGGATCCAGTACCACTCCCTGGATGTCATCGCCTTCCTCCTCGCTGTGGTGCTCCTCTCCCTCTTCATTTCTCTGAAGTGCTGCCTGTTCTGCTGCCGCAAGTGCTGCTCTAAGAAGGGAAGAACAAGAAAGCCAACCAAGTCGAAGTCCCAATAG
- the LOC142083863 gene encoding UDP-glucuronosyltransferase 1A1-like, protein MAHVSKYSYLVSAGVLVFLSLFCLADSGKLLVVPMDGSHWLSMRSVLAALSQKEHEIVIVAPEVNLNVKAAEYYTLKTYPVPLTREELRASMHSFANDLFERRPFLQRITALYEKVQVISGLYVSSCTSLLHNKDLMQYLEGSKFDAVLTDPVVPCGQILALHLSIPSVFFLRGLPCSFDLEATQCPDPPSYVPRTFTDNSDHMTFIQRVENLFLKSSESFLCNFAYLPFELLASDVLHRPVTMKELLSHGSIWLKRMDFVFEYPMPVMPNIVFIGGINCGKKKPLSQVEVVYHCTLANEAHTHQ, encoded by the exons ATGGCTCATGTAAGTAAATACAGTTACTTAGTTTCTGCAGGGGTTTTGGTTTTCCTGTCTCTGTTTTGCTTGGCTGATAGTGGAAAGCTGTTGGTGGTGCCAATGGATGGGAGTCACTGGCTCAGCATGCGCTCAGTGCTGGCAGCCCTCAGCCAGAAAGAGCACGAAATTGTCATTGTCGCACCAGAAGTAAACTTGAACGTGAAGGCAGCTGAATATTACACTCTCAAAACGTATCCAGTGCCTTTAACTAGGGAAGAACTGAGAGCAAGCATGCATTCATTTGCTAACGATCTTTTTGAGAGAAGACCTTTTCTTCAAAGAATTACTGCACTGTATGAAAAAGTTCAAGTCATCTCCGGTCTCTACGTCTCCTCCTGTACCAGTTTACTGCACAATAAGGATCTGATGCAATATCTTGAAGGGAGTAAATTTGATGCTGTTCTCACGGATCCTGTTGTACCATGTGGACAAATACTGGCTCTGCATCTCTCTAtcccatctgttttctttttacgGGGACTCCCCTGCAGTTTTGATTTGGAGGCTACCCAGTGTCCAGATCCGCCTTCCTATGTCCCAAGAACATTTACAGACAACTCAGACCACATGACGTTTATCCAGCGCGTGGAAAACTTATTTCTGAAATCATCAGAATCCTTTCTTTGCAATTTTGCCTATTTGCCATTTGAACTTCTGGCCTCAGATGTTCTTCATAGACCAGTAACAATGAAGGAGCTCTTAAGCCATGGATCTATTTGGCTTaaaagaatggattttgtttTTGAGTATCCCATGCCAGTGATGCCCAACATAGTTTTCATTGGAGGCATAAACTGTGGAAAGAAAAAGCCATTATCTCAG GTGGAAGTAGTTTATCACTGCACTCTTGCTAACGAGGCACATACTCACCAGTGA